The nucleotide sequence TCAAAAGCATTGGAAGTCAACTGCTCGCTAGAAAACATGTCAACAGCACCATCATTTACAGCAAAACACATGATACCATTCAAAACAGCTAAACTAATTACTAGTATCAATATCCAGAATAAGGTCTTCCCAAGCCTATTTTTATTAAAAGCAATTGAACCAAGCAGGAATAACGGTTGAATGACTAAATAGAATTTTATTACTGACCAATAACTATTAGAGAAGAAGGGTAGCATATGCAACTCTACTTTTGACATCATGCTTCCGGTAACTATAGCAATTTGCCCTATAATTTGAGCAAATATTGAAAATATAACTACGTATAATATACTTGTTGCAAACCAAGTAGCAAGAAGTTTTTCTTTGGGAGATATTGGCAGTGAAAAATAAAAGAGATTGAGTTGCTTGTTGTTGGCCTCTCTAAAGATTGAAAGTGTTAAGTACAAACCTATAGGTATGAAAATGATTCCAAAAATATTGGCGAATTCATTTGGAGTAATAATGTAGTCATATCTTAAATTAACCCAAATAGCAATAAAGAAAAAAGCTGCAGCTACAGAAAATGCTGTTATCAAACTTCCGCGTAGAAGTATAATATCTCGGTAAATGAAATCGCGTATACGTTGTATGCTAAACTGTTGTTTCACGGTATGAGTTTTTTAAAGCATTATTAATTGTTTCGGTCTTGCTTAAAGCTGCATTAAACAAAAGTTCTAAATCCACTTCGGTTTCATCTTTATCCTTACGATGATGAATTGCCTTTCCTCCAAAAGACACATCAGAATAAATAAACGAGTCTTCAATGTTTTGAAATGTCTTTCCAAACCACAAATGCTCAGATATTTTAGAAAGAGACTGGTCGAACAAGACTTTGGTTTGATCTAATATAATAACATGATCTATCAAGTTGTGTAGATCCCTTACTTGATGCGTGGAGATAACAATGCATTTTTCATCATTAATAACTGATGCTAGGATTTTTCTAAATTGACTTTTAGAAGGAATATCTAGCCCATTTGTAGGCTCATCCATAAGTAGCAATTTAGTGTTTGCAGAGATTCCAAAAGCTATAAGAACCTTTTTCTTTTGCCCGAAAGATAGGTTTGAGATATTTTCTGTTGGTAATAGTTTAAACTCTTGTATTAATTCATAAAACTGTTCTCGAGAAAATTTTGGATAAAAAACAGAGTTCACTTTTTCGAAAGTTGCAATCTTTAGTGCAGACAATTCGAAATTTTCTGGAATAACAAAAATGTCTTGTAGAGCACTAGCCGATCGCTTAGAAACATCTTCTCCTTTAACTAGGCATGTTCCTGATTTAGAAAATAGTAAGCCAGCCATTAATTTTATTAGTGTGCTTTTACCTTCTCCATTTCTTCCAAAAAGCCCATAAATTTTTCCTGACTCTAAATGTAATGTAAGGTCATTTAGAATTGTTTTCCCATTAGGATAGTTAAATCTAAGGTTATTAATCTGTATCATATTAGTGTATTAGTTAACTAGTACACTACAAATATAATTATATTAAAGAATTATACAAAAGTTTTTTATTTAAAGTATTAGTTAGAGTTAAATTATAAAAAGGAAAAGCTATTTTATTTGCTTTAATATTCCTAAAACAATGCAGTATTGAGCCAAGGCATAAGTAAGCATTATACTAATATTGGAACTAGGAATAGGACTATAAAACTTATTTAACGCTAACAAACTATCAGAAGCAACAAAAAATAGCGCGCCAATTAGCACTAAACTATAACTAATAGTCATTACGCTATTTTTTCTTAAAGATGCAGTAATTGCCATTGTTAGTATAATAAATATATATACTATTACAGGAATAAGCATATCTCCTAAACCATCTTTAAGTATATAAAACAAGCCAGAAGCATAGATGAGAAGTATTATAATAAAAGAGAGAGGTTTATGAGTACGATTCCTTTTTTCAATAAAGGCAAGTATGTACATAATATGTGCTAGTAAAAAAGCAACTAAACCGCCAAGAAAGAAGCTAGCAGACATATCTACAAACATTAATAATACGTCACCAACTAACGAAAATATGAGTGCAAACAACATTATAATCCAAGTTTTTCTATTTAGGTGATTTCCATTTTTATAAAAGAACAGAGTTAAAGAAACTAGAATTAGAGGTTTAGCAGCATAATGCAAAGTTTGTAATGAACTTATACTAGAGGTAATGAGTTCAATAATTACAATTATTGAAAAAAGAAGAGTAAATGATTTTTCAGTTTTCGAAAATTGCATATGATCTATTTTTTCAAATATATTCAATTCATCATTAAAAATTTACAGTTCGGTCATTATAAGTTTTGTTTTCAAGGTTGATACTACACTTTTGTCTCATCAATCAAAACGAACAACATTTTTAAACATGAGAACACTAATCACCTCACTATTTATTTTACTAAGTTTTAGTATATCTGCTCAAACAGTTGTTAGCGGAAAAATCACCAATAACAAAGGAGTACCTATTGAAGGTGCTAATGTGTATCTTGAAGGAACCTATGATGGAACAACTTCAAATAAAGACGGAAAATTTAGTTTTAATACTACCGAAACTGGTTCACAAACCTTAGTAGTTTCATTTATCTCTTACGAGAAATTTATTATGGTAGGAGATATATCATACATGCAAAATATAGATATTAAACTTCGTGAAGATGTTAGTGCTCTTGATGCTGTAGTACTTTCTGCAGGAACGTTTGAAGCTGGTGATAACAGTAAAGTAAATGCGTTAAAACCTTTAGATGTAGTAACGACTGCAAGTGCTTTGGGTGATTTTGTTGGAGCGTTACAAACCTTACCAGGAACTGCAACTGTTGCCGAAGATGGTCGTTTGTTCGTTCGTGGTGGTGAAGCCGAAGAG is from Pontimicrobium sp. SW4 and encodes:
- a CDS encoding ABC transporter ATP-binding protein, which gives rise to MIQINNLRFNYPNGKTILNDLTLHLESGKIYGLFGRNGEGKSTLIKLMAGLLFSKSGTCLVKGEDVSKRSASALQDIFVIPENFELSALKIATFEKVNSVFYPKFSREQFYELIQEFKLLPTENISNLSFGQKKKVLIAFGISANTKLLLMDEPTNGLDIPSKSQFRKILASVINDEKCIVISTHQVRDLHNLIDHVIILDQTKVLFDQSLSKISEHLWFGKTFQNIEDSFIYSDVSFGGKAIHHRKDKDETEVDLELLFNAALSKTETINNALKNSYRETTV
- a CDS encoding lysoplasmalogenase encodes the protein MQFSKTEKSFTLLFSIIVIIELITSSISSLQTLHYAAKPLILVSLTLFFYKNGNHLNRKTWIIMLFALIFSLVGDVLLMFVDMSASFFLGGLVAFLLAHIMYILAFIEKRNRTHKPLSFIIILLIYASGLFYILKDGLGDMLIPVIVYIFIILTMAITASLRKNSVMTISYSLVLIGALFFVASDSLLALNKFYSPIPSSNISIMLTYALAQYCIVLGILKQIK